Proteins encoded by one window of Massilia sp. NR 4-1:
- a CDS encoding ammonium transporter, with protein sequence MKKTIKTVFAGMAVVLALGCFQSAPAQDAKPAAAAAQAEAMAAAPAAPSADAAPATAAPAPAAASPAAATPAPTPAAAPAPTPNKGDTAWMFVATLLVILMTIPGLALFYGGLVRTKNMLSVLLQVFMIFSLVIVLWCLYGYSLAFTEGNAFFGSGSRALLAGIYDPAKGVFTTAATFSKGVVIPEFIYVAFQGTFAAITCGLIVGAFAERAKFSAVLAFVVLWFTFSYLPVAHMVWFWTGPDAITDANALVAETAKAGFIWQKGALDFAGGTVVHINAAVAGIIGAIMIGKRIGYGRESMAPHSLTLTMVGASLLWVGWFGFNAGSALEAGDIAALAFINTLLATAAAATSWLFGEWILKGKPSMLGAASGAVAGLVAITPACGYVGPMGALVIGLLAGIICLWGVNGLKRLIGADDSLDVFGVHGVGGILGAILTGVFAAPSLGGQGVWDYVANKASADYSIAGQVTTQATAVGITIVWSAVVAFIAYKLVDMVIGLRVPEEEEREGLDITSHGESAYHS encoded by the coding sequence ATGAAAAAAACTATAAAAACAGTTTTCGCGGGGATGGCGGTGGTGCTGGCGCTGGGCTGCTTCCAGTCCGCACCGGCGCAGGACGCCAAACCGGCCGCCGCCGCAGCCCAGGCTGAGGCCATGGCCGCTGCGCCAGCCGCGCCTTCCGCGGACGCCGCACCGGCGACGGCTGCCCCGGCACCTGCTGCAGCCAGTCCAGCGGCGGCGACTCCGGCTCCCACACCCGCCGCCGCGCCGGCGCCCACGCCGAACAAGGGCGATACCGCCTGGATGTTCGTCGCCACCCTGCTGGTGATCCTGATGACCATCCCCGGCCTGGCCCTGTTCTACGGCGGCCTGGTACGCACCAAGAATATGCTGTCGGTGCTGCTGCAGGTCTTCATGATCTTCTCGCTGGTCATCGTGCTGTGGTGCTTGTACGGCTACTCGCTCGCCTTCACCGAAGGCAATGCCTTCTTCGGCAGCGGCAGCCGCGCCCTGCTGGCGGGCATCTACGATCCGGCCAAGGGCGTCTTCACCACCGCCGCCACCTTCAGCAAGGGCGTGGTGATCCCCGAGTTCATCTACGTCGCCTTCCAGGGCACCTTCGCCGCCATCACTTGCGGCCTGATCGTCGGCGCCTTCGCCGAACGCGCCAAATTCAGCGCGGTGCTGGCCTTCGTGGTGCTGTGGTTCACCTTCTCCTATCTGCCGGTGGCGCATATGGTCTGGTTCTGGACCGGCCCGGACGCCATCACCGACGCCAACGCCCTGGTAGCGGAAACGGCCAAGGCAGGCTTCATCTGGCAGAAGGGCGCGCTCGATTTCGCGGGCGGCACCGTGGTGCACATCAATGCCGCCGTGGCAGGCATCATCGGCGCCATCATGATCGGCAAGCGCATCGGCTACGGCCGCGAATCCATGGCGCCGCATTCCCTGACCCTGACCATGGTCGGCGCTTCGCTGCTGTGGGTGGGCTGGTTCGGCTTCAACGCCGGTTCGGCGCTGGAAGCGGGCGATATCGCCGCCCTGGCCTTCATCAACACCCTGCTGGCGACGGCGGCCGCCGCCACCTCCTGGCTGTTCGGCGAATGGATTTTGAAGGGCAAGCCATCCATGCTGGGCGCGGCGTCGGGCGCGGTGGCCGGCCTGGTGGCCATCACCCCGGCCTGCGGCTATGTCGGTCCCATGGGCGCCTTGGTCATCGGCTTGCTGGCTGGTATTATCTGCCTGTGGGGCGTGAATGGACTGAAACGCCTGATTGGCGCTGACGATTCGCTCGATGTGTTCGGCGTGCATGGGGTAGGTGGTATTCTCGGCGCCATCCTGACCGGCGTGTTTGCCGCGCCGTCGCTCGGTGGCCAGGGCGTATGGGATTATGTTGCCAACAAGGCATCGGCTGACTATTCGATCGCCGGCCAGGTAACGACCCAGGCCACGGCGGTGGGCATCACCATCGTCTGGTCCGCCGTTGTTGCCTTTATTGCATACAAGCTGGTGGACATGGTGATCGGCCTGCGCGTGCCGGAAGAAGAGGAGCGCGAGGGCCTGGATATTACCAGCCACGGCGAATCGGCCTACCATTCCTGA
- a CDS encoding P-II family nitrogen regulator, translating into MKMITAIIKPFKLDEVREALSNINVQGITVTEVKGFGRQKGHTELYRGAEYVVDFLPKTKIEAAVDDAIVDQAIEAIERAARTGKIGDGKIFVYNLEQVIRIRTGETGNDAL; encoded by the coding sequence ATGAAAATGATCACCGCCATTATCAAGCCCTTCAAATTGGACGAGGTGCGCGAGGCGCTCTCCAACATCAATGTGCAAGGCATTACCGTGACCGAGGTGAAAGGCTTCGGCCGCCAGAAGGGCCATACCGAGCTGTATCGCGGCGCGGAATACGTGGTCGACTTCCTGCCCAAGACCAAGATCGAGGCGGCGGTGGACGATGCCATCGTCGACCAGGCCATCGAGGCCATCGAGCGCGCCGCGCGCACCGGCAAGATCGGCGACGGCAAGATCTTCGTCTACAACCTGGAACAAGTTATCCGCATCCGTACCGGCGAAACCGGCAACGATGCGCTCTAA
- a CDS encoding TorF family putative porin, which translates to MKYKTMNLTLASALLALATFGAGLAHAQQAAPEAKPDNEFSYNLAVTSDYRYRGISQTRLKPALQGGADWVNNPSGLYAGAWLSTIKWIKDANGDGSIEADVYAGKRGEIAKDVSYDIGGLGYIYPSNKLHPSANTFELYGQIGFGPATLKYSHSLTNLFGFADSKNSGYLDGSINYDVYDGYTLNLHAGRQRVKNNSAASYTDWKVGVSKDFGVATLALAYVRTNTEAYVGRDGKNLGKGGAVFTISKIF; encoded by the coding sequence ATGAAATACAAGACCATGAACCTGACTCTCGCCTCCGCATTGCTTGCTCTGGCAACTTTTGGAGCAGGCCTGGCCCATGCGCAGCAAGCTGCACCCGAGGCGAAACCGGACAACGAGTTCTCCTACAATCTGGCCGTGACCAGCGATTACCGTTACCGCGGTATTTCGCAAACGCGCCTGAAACCCGCGCTGCAAGGCGGTGCGGACTGGGTGAATAATCCCAGCGGCCTGTATGCCGGCGCCTGGCTCTCCACCATCAAGTGGATCAAGGACGCCAATGGCGACGGCAGCATCGAGGCCGATGTGTACGCCGGCAAGCGCGGCGAAATCGCCAAGGACGTCAGCTACGACATCGGCGGCCTGGGCTATATCTATCCCTCCAATAAGCTGCATCCGAGTGCGAACACCTTTGAGCTGTATGGCCAGATCGGCTTCGGTCCGGCCACGCTCAAGTACTCGCATTCACTGACCAATCTGTTCGGCTTTGCCGACAGCAAGAACAGCGGCTACCTGGACGGCTCCATCAACTACGACGTCTACGATGGCTACACCCTCAACCTGCATGCGGGCCGCCAGCGCGTGAAAAACAATAGCGCCGCCAGCTATACCGACTGGAAGGTCGGCGTGAGCAAGGACTTCGGCGTGGCCACGCTGGCCCTGGCCTATGTACGCACCAACACCGAAGCCTATGTGGGCCGCGACGGCAAGAACCTGGGCAAGGGCGGCGCAGTCTTCACGATTTCGAAAATCTTCTAA
- a CDS encoding accessory factor UbiK family protein codes for MDMNNFFNDLQSKINQAIENSPAKDIEKNVKAMMTQGFAKLDLVTREEFEIQAQVLAKTRARLELVEARLAEIEAKLADEK; via the coding sequence ATGGACATGAACAACTTCTTCAACGACTTGCAAAGCAAGATCAATCAGGCAATCGAAAACTCGCCCGCCAAAGACATCGAAAAAAATGTGAAGGCAATGATGACCCAGGGCTTCGCCAAGCTCGATCTGGTCACGCGCGAGGAATTCGAGATTCAGGCGCAGGTGCTGGCCAAGACCCGCGCCCGCCTGGAACTGGTGGAAGCCCGCCTGGCCGAAATCGAAGCCAAACTGGCGGATGAGAAGTAA
- the dkgB gene encoding 2,5-didehydrogluconate reductase DkgB yields MSKIPAFGLGTFRLQDQVVIDSVRNGLELGYRTIDTAQIYGNEAEVGAAIAAAGVRREDLFLTTKIWVDNYSPEKLVPSLKESLAKLRTDYVDLTLIHWPAPGNGVDVETFMKALADAKAQGLTRQIGISNFNIELTRQAIAAVGKEAIATNQIELSPYLQNRTLAAFLQSEGIHVTSYMTLAYGKVLNDPVIGAIAQRRNASPAQVVLAWALQLGYSVIPSSTKRENLAGNLLAQTLHLSAEDMAHIAALERNGREVDPAGLAPMWD; encoded by the coding sequence ATGAGCAAGATCCCCGCCTTCGGCCTCGGCACCTTCCGTCTGCAAGACCAGGTTGTCATTGACTCGGTCCGCAACGGCCTGGAATTGGGCTACCGCACCATCGACACCGCCCAGATCTACGGCAATGAAGCCGAGGTCGGCGCGGCGATCGCCGCTGCCGGCGTGCGCCGCGAAGACCTGTTCCTGACGACCAAGATCTGGGTCGACAACTACAGCCCGGAAAAGCTGGTGCCGAGCCTGAAGGAAAGCCTGGCCAAGCTGCGCACCGACTACGTCGACCTGACCCTGATCCACTGGCCTGCCCCCGGCAACGGCGTGGACGTCGAGACCTTCATGAAGGCGCTGGCCGACGCCAAGGCACAAGGCCTGACGCGCCAGATCGGCATCTCGAACTTCAATATCGAGCTGACCAGGCAAGCCATCGCCGCCGTCGGCAAGGAAGCCATCGCCACCAACCAGATCGAACTGAGTCCCTACCTGCAGAATCGCACCCTGGCCGCATTCCTGCAGAGCGAAGGCATCCACGTCACTTCCTACATGACGCTCGCTTACGGCAAGGTGCTGAACGATCCGGTGATCGGCGCGATCGCCCAACGCCGGAACGCAAGCCCGGCCCAGGTGGTACTGGCATGGGCGCTGCAACTGGGTTACTCGGTGATTCCGTCATCCACCAAGCGCGAGAACCTCGCCGGCAACCTCCTGGCGCAGACGCTGCACCTGAGCGCCGAAGACATGGCGCACATCGCCGCACTAGAGCGCAACGGCCGCGAAGTCGATCCAGCCGGCCTGGCGCCGATGTGGGATTGA
- a CDS encoding YifB family Mg chelatase-like AAA ATPase, with the protein MSLAVLRSRALAGMEAPEVGVEVHLANGLPAFHIVGLAETEVKEARDRVRAAIQNAGYEMPAQRITVSLAPADLPKESGRFDLPIAIGILAASGQIPTRGLEQYEFAGELSLTGALRPIRGALAMTFAMQRSRAKARAFILPMENADEAALVREALIHPARSLSQVCSHLCAVSEEGRLPRHIAAALPLAPCYPDFAEVKGQQLAKRALEIAAAGAHSILLVGPPGSGKTMLASRFAGLLPRMTDEEALEAAAVQSLSGKFHAESWKVRPYRSPHHTSSGVALVGGGSVPRPGEISLAHCGVLFLDELTEFDRRVLEVLREPMESGKVTISRAARQADFPARFQLIAAMNPCPCGYLGHASQACRCPPDVILRYQGRLSGPLLDRIDMQIEVGAVAPEYLVEEASGEASSIIAARVEAAFQRQLARQKKSNQRLNTAEIDRWCRLERKAESTLRRSMNKFHWSARAYHRVLRVARTIADLDDASVIADRHVSEAIQYRRALRER; encoded by the coding sequence ATGAGCCTCGCCGTTCTCCGCAGCCGCGCACTGGCCGGGATGGAGGCGCCGGAAGTCGGCGTCGAAGTGCATCTGGCGAATGGCCTGCCGGCCTTTCATATCGTCGGCCTGGCCGAGACCGAAGTGAAGGAAGCACGCGACCGGGTGCGCGCTGCGATCCAGAACGCGGGCTACGAGATGCCGGCCCAGCGCATTACCGTCAGCCTGGCGCCCGCCGATCTGCCCAAAGAGTCGGGCCGTTTCGACCTGCCCATTGCCATCGGCATTCTGGCCGCATCGGGCCAGATTCCCACGCGCGGTCTGGAACAATATGAATTTGCCGGCGAATTGTCGCTGACGGGCGCGCTGCGTCCGATACGCGGCGCGCTGGCGATGACCTTCGCCATGCAGCGCAGCCGCGCCAAGGCGCGCGCCTTCATTCTGCCCATGGAAAACGCCGACGAGGCGGCGCTGGTGCGCGAAGCGCTGATCCATCCAGCCCGCTCGCTGTCGCAGGTATGCAGCCATCTGTGCGCCGTGAGCGAAGAGGGGCGCTTGCCGCGCCATATTGCGGCTGCCCTGCCGCTGGCGCCTTGCTACCCCGATTTCGCCGAAGTCAAAGGCCAGCAGTTGGCCAAACGCGCGCTGGAGATAGCTGCGGCGGGCGCTCACAGCATCCTGCTGGTTGGTCCGCCCGGCAGCGGCAAGACCATGCTGGCCAGCCGCTTCGCCGGCCTGCTGCCACGCATGACGGATGAGGAAGCGCTGGAAGCGGCGGCGGTGCAGTCCCTGAGCGGCAAATTCCATGCGGAGAGCTGGAAGGTTAGGCCCTATCGTTCGCCTCACCATACATCGTCGGGCGTCGCCCTGGTCGGCGGCGGCAGTGTGCCGCGTCCCGGCGAGATTTCGCTGGCCCATTGCGGCGTCCTCTTTCTCGACGAACTGACCGAGTTTGACCGGCGCGTGCTGGAGGTGCTGCGCGAACCGATGGAATCGGGCAAGGTCACCATTTCGCGCGCAGCGCGCCAGGCGGACTTTCCCGCGCGCTTTCAGTTGATCGCGGCGATGAATCCTTGTCCTTGCGGCTATCTCGGCCATGCATCCCAAGCCTGCCGCTGCCCACCCGATGTGATCCTGCGCTACCAGGGACGCCTCTCCGGCCCGCTGCTGGACCGTATCGATATGCAGATCGAAGTCGGCGCCGTGGCACCCGAATACCTGGTGGAGGAAGCGAGCGGCGAAGCATCCAGCATCATCGCGGCGCGCGTGGAAGCGGCCTTTCAGCGCCAACTGGCGCGTCAGAAGAAGAGCAACCAGCGCCTCAACACCGCTGAAATCGACCGCTGGTGCCGCCTCGAACGCAAAGCCGAATCGACGCTGCGCCGTTCGATGAACAAGTTCCACTGGTCGGCGCGCGCCTATCACCGCGTCCTGCGCGTGGCGCGCACGATCGCCGACCTGGATGACGCCAGCGTTATCGCCGACCGCCATGTCAGCGAAGCGATCCAGTACCGGCGTGCCCTGCGCGAGCGCTAA
- a CDS encoding DUF1840 domain-containing protein — protein sequence MLITFKSKSSPTVMMYLEHAQRIMDLWKKSPTRGVITAAEAPQALALLEQEVALSKLHPEVDAEHAAHSHPHDLPDDGEDVALADKQKVAFAQRAFPLLEMLRAAKTEGEDIIWGV from the coding sequence ATGTTGATAACATTCAAATCCAAATCATCACCCACGGTCATGATGTACCTTGAGCATGCTCAGCGCATCATGGATCTGTGGAAGAAGAGTCCTACACGTGGCGTCATCACCGCGGCCGAAGCGCCCCAAGCCTTGGCCCTGCTGGAACAGGAAGTCGCGCTGAGCAAGCTGCATCCCGAGGTCGATGCCGAGCATGCGGCCCATAGCCATCCCCATGATCTGCCGGACGACGGCGAAGACGTGGCCCTGGCCGACAAGCAGAAAGTCGCTTTCGCCCAGCGTGCCTTTCCCCTGCTGGAAATGCTGCGCGCCGCAAAAACCGAAGGCGAGGATATTATCTGGGGCGTTTAA